The following proteins are encoded in a genomic region of Micropterus dolomieu isolate WLL.071019.BEF.003 ecotype Adirondacks linkage group LG04, ASM2129224v1, whole genome shotgun sequence:
- the LOC123969933 gene encoding complement C1q-like protein 2, with amino-acid sequence MVLALIIAIPLLVQTSKTDAHYEMMGTCRMICDPYNPKPSATALEVMQDLSAIPSTTFVQGTKGEPGRPGKPGPRGPPGEPGPPGPRGPPGDRGDSGKTGYPGVVGTARTETGDDLSSTIGRAKIAFYVGLKNPHEGYEVLRFDDVVTNLGKHYDPTTGKFTCQVSGIYYFTYHVLMRGGDGTSMWADLCKNGQVRASAIAQDADQNYDYASNSVVLHLDSGDEIYVKLDGGKAHGGNNNKYSTFSGFLLYPD; translated from the exons ATGGTTTTGGCTCTCATCATCGCGATTCCCCTGCTGGTCCAAACTTCAAAGACCGATGCGCACTACGAGATGATGGGCACCTGTCGGATGATATGTGACCCGTACAACCCCAAACCGAGCGCCACGGCTCTGGAGGTCATGCAAGACCTGAGCGCCATACCTTCTACGACCTTTGTTCAAGGGACTAAAGGCGAGCCGGGTCGGCCGGGGAAACCCGGGCCCAGGGGCCCGCCAGGCGAACCGGGTCCTCCCGGTCCGAGAGGGCCGCCGGGGGATAGAGGAGATTCAGGAAAGACGGGGTATCCCGGGGTAGTAGGTACAGCGCGGACCGAGACCGGCGATGATCTGAGCTCTACTATCGGCAGGGCAAAGATAGCCTTTTATGTGGGTCTGAAAAACCCTCACGAGGGATACGAAGTGTTACGGTTCGACGACGTTGTAACTAACCTGGGGAAGCACTACGACCCGACGACCGGCAAGTTCACATGCCAGGTGTCTGGGATTTACTACTTCACCTATCATGTGCTGATGCGCGGTGGAGACGGGACGAGCATGTGGGCAGACTTATGCAAAAACGGACAG gtCCGAGCCAGTGCCATAGCACAGGACGCCGACCAGAACTATGACTACGCCAGCAACAGCGTCGTCCTGCATCTGGACTCCGGTGATGAAATTTATGTGAAACTGGACGGCGGCAAGGCGCACGGCGGGAACAATAACAAATACAGCACGTTTTCCGGTTTCCTTTTGTACCCGGACTAA